From Camelus ferus isolate YT-003-E chromosome 18, BCGSAC_Cfer_1.0, whole genome shotgun sequence, one genomic window encodes:
- the ARL6IP1 gene encoding ADP-ribosylation factor-like protein 6-interacting protein 1 isoform X1, with translation MAEGDNRSTNLLAAETASLEEQLQGWGEVMLMADKVLRWERAWFPPAIMGVVSLVFLTIYYLDPSVLSGVSCFVMFLCLADYLVPILAPRIFGSNKWTTEQQQRFHEICSNLVKTRRRAVGWWKRLFTLKEEKPKMYFVTMIISLAAVAWVGQQVHNLLLTYLIVTFLLLLPGLNQHGIISKYIGMAKREINKLLKQKEKKNE, from the exons ATGGCGGAGGGAGATAATCGCAGCACCAACCTACTG GCTGCAGAGACTGCAAGTCTGGAAGAGCAGCTGCAAGGATGGGGAGAAGTGATGCTGATGGCAGATAAAGTCCTGAGATGGGAAAGAGCCTGGTTTCCACCTGCCATCATGGGTGTGGTTTCTTTGGTCTTTCT gaCTATCTACTATCTGGATCCATCTGTTCTTTCCGGTGTttcctgttttgttatgtttttgtgCTTGGCTGACTACCTTGTTCCCATTCTAGCGCCTAGAATTTTTGGCTCCAATAAATG GACCACTGAGCAACAGCAGAGATTCCATGAAATTTGCAGCAACCTAGTAAAAACTCGACGCAGAGCTGTGGGCTGGTGGAAACGCCTTTTTACGCTAAAGGAAGAAAAGCCTAAAATG TACTTCGTGACCATGATCATTTCTCTTGCTGCGGTTGCTTGGGTGGGACAGCAAGTCCACAACCTTCTTCTCACCTACCTGATAG tgaCTTTCTTACTGTTGCTTCCTGGACTAAACCAACACGGAATCATTTCGAAGTACATTGGAATGGCCAAAAGGGAGATAAACAAGCTTCtcaaacaaaaagagaagaaaaatgaataa
- the RPS15A gene encoding 40S ribosomal protein S15a, producing the protein MVRMNVLADALKSINNAEKRGKRQVLIRPCSKVIVRFLTVMMKHGYIGEFEIIDDHRAGKIVVNLTGRLNKCGVISPRFDVQLKDLEKWQNNLLPSRQFGFIVLTTSAGIMDHEEARRKHTGGKILGFFF; encoded by the exons ATGGTGCGCATGAACGTCCTGGCTGATGCTCTCAAGAGCATCAACAATGCCGAAAAGAGAGGCAAACGCCAGGTTCTTATTAGGCCGTGCTCCAAAGTCATTGTCCGGTTTCTAACTGTGATGATGAAGCATG GTTACATTGGCGAATTTGAAATCATTGAtgatcacagagctgggaaaatTGTTGTGAACCTCACAGGCAGGCTAAATAAG tgtGGAGTGATCAGCCCCAGATTTGATGTGCAACTCAAAGATCTAGAAAAATGGCAGAATAATCTGCTCCCGTCCCGTCAGTTTGG TTTCATTGTACTGACAACGTCAGCCGGCATCATGGACCATGAAGAAGCAAGGCGAAAACACACAGGGGGGAAGATCCTTGGATTCTTTTTCTAG
- the ARL6IP1 gene encoding ADP-ribosylation factor-like protein 6-interacting protein 1 isoform X2 — protein sequence MAEGDNRSTNLLAAETASLEEQLQGWGEVMLMADKVLRWERAWFPPAIMGVVSLVFLTTEQQQRFHEICSNLVKTRRRAVGWWKRLFTLKEEKPKMYFVTMIISLAAVAWVGQQVHNLLLTYLIVTFLLLLPGLNQHGIISKYIGMAKREINKLLKQKEKKNE from the exons ATGGCGGAGGGAGATAATCGCAGCACCAACCTACTG GCTGCAGAGACTGCAAGTCTGGAAGAGCAGCTGCAAGGATGGGGAGAAGTGATGCTGATGGCAGATAAAGTCCTGAGATGGGAAAGAGCCTGGTTTCCACCTGCCATCATGGGTGTGGTTTCTTTGGTCTTTCT GACCACTGAGCAACAGCAGAGATTCCATGAAATTTGCAGCAACCTAGTAAAAACTCGACGCAGAGCTGTGGGCTGGTGGAAACGCCTTTTTACGCTAAAGGAAGAAAAGCCTAAAATG TACTTCGTGACCATGATCATTTCTCTTGCTGCGGTTGCTTGGGTGGGACAGCAAGTCCACAACCTTCTTCTCACCTACCTGATAG tgaCTTTCTTACTGTTGCTTCCTGGACTAAACCAACACGGAATCATTTCGAAGTACATTGGAATGGCCAAAAGGGAGATAAACAAGCTTCtcaaacaaaaagagaagaaaaatgaataa